GTCCTCATTCTTTTATCCATACCTTCCTGTTTAAAGACATTTGTACAATTCCAATTTTGGATGACAAACTAAGCAACATAACCCAGGCGTCCTTTCTGAGGGTCCTGAGGCACTCCTGGGCCAGATTGGATATGCAATCCCTCAAGGATCTCAGGTGTCCTGCCAGTTGGACATGCCCAGAATATCTCCACGGAGAGGAAACCAGGTCTGCTAAAGGATAACTAACGAGCTTGAAGTAAAAATTAGCCAATTTTTGCCATTATATCTGCTATCTCCTTTTTTGGTCGCTATCACTATTACAATCCAGTACAGCACATAATACTGCCAATCTTCTTGACAATCTCTCATTGCATCTTAACCTCACTTCTGGAAAAGACCCCAAGATGCAATCCTACAGAAGTGAGAACTCAGACATTATCTCCCCCTAACAACACTGGGAAAAAGTCCCAGGCCTTATGCAAGACTTTGGTTCCAGATTATGCAGGTTAGgaaaactaaatcaaatgaGTGTGGCTTCACCTTCTGAACTAGCTTCAACTTCTTCCCCAAATCAGAAGTGGCATACCACATGAAAAGAAAGTTTGGTATGTTGACGCTCTAAACTTTGTCTGCCCCACTCCAAACAACCAAGTACAATAGAGTTCTTTTCTCCAGTTccttttattatatattaatttcTTCCCATTTCATTCTGGATTACACAACACACCACAAGCTTTGCTCTCACAATTCAGGGAATTAAGAAGTTCAGCAGTGATTCATAACCACAGAAATATTTCCCCAGCATTTATGGTGCTTCTAATTCTCACTGATACAGGAACTCaaactttttcctctttctcaccaCAGTGTGTAAGGCTTCAGGACTGTGTGTCTTATAAGGTGCTCTGAAGCACTGTTGCTAGACAGTACAGCAGTCTCTCGCTTTCTCTTCACCACATACACATTAGCCTTAAGCTACAGCTCCTGGAGCTGTCACCTGCAGAAGTTCTCCAACAACACAGACATTGTGGGGTGTGTCAGAGTGGGACGAACAAGAGGAGGAAGGTTATCAGACTCAGAGATCAGAAATAGTTTCATTGCtaggtatgtgtaaacatacgaggaatttgactctggtgtttcaaacttggacaaaggaaagacaaaaataaaaaatgtaataaataaaaggaaatatataatCATGTAATGTACAATGTACAATAGTGCAGTAATGTGCAAGTGTTCAAGAGGTTGTCCATTGGTcttatggggagatctgggggaagaaactgtGTTTAAATTTGGTGGTTTCAGTAAACAGAGCTCTGTAGTGCCTACCAGAGGGAAGTAGCCTGAACAGTTTGTGTCCAGGGTGTGAGCGGTCTGCAGCGATAGTACTTGCCTGGTTCCTAACTCTGGACCCGTAAAGGTCCTGGATGGAGGGCAGGTTGGCCCCAATGATCTTCCAAAGTCCTCATTCACTTTGTGGACTGGTGCGAACGTAACCACTTTCAGCATAACACAAGGAAGACAAAGGACTGCCTTCGAGAGGAGAGCGCCCTGGAGTCATAAAAATACCTAGATGTCCACCCTCCCCTGCAAGGAGCCGCAGGTCATTCATTCAATAACACACCCACCTGACACAAGCCCTTAATTGTATTACAGTGGGACTGTTTTCAGTATTTGTGAACATTTTGACTTTGGATTTAATTGATCTCTCTAGGGTATTCCCTGACCTCACCCAATATCAGGTCTTTCACCCTCAGGATCCCATCCATGGATAAAATGGATTGATGGATGCACGAACGACACTGTGATTAATTTTTTCATGTGTGCAAAGAATGAAAATCACTGATACCATTTTAGGAGGAAGATAAACTGATCTAAGATGATTCAGAGATTATACAGGgttaattttaaaaatacattcagaaCCAGCTTGAACTTTCCTACCTGGCAGCGGCTGAATATATCACAAGGAGTTGGTTGGACATTGAAGTGTTTAAGGACTCGAATAGCCTGATCTCTGGCCTTTTCTGAACAGTCCAGGGACAGACAGCGACCTTCAGCCACTTGGGAACGCAACTGGAaatacaggaggacagaagcAATGAGAGTATACGAGAAGACAAGGAACACATGTGAAATGTGTCATTAGTTTCTACACACAAGATAGGCTCCTGACCTTACATTCCTTGCTACTTACACTTTGGAAGGGTTGTCCACATGTGAGTATGACTCGGTCTTCAGCCTGTGCCAACTGatacacaacacaaattaaaacagatACAAAATGTAATATCACAATCATATGGATTTATTGTCTCTGTATGCCCTCAGACCAGACCATTAACTCACTTTTGCTGCTACTCTGTGATCATCAGTGTTCTCCAACATGACCACATCAACTCCCAAACAGCGCAGGTACCTCCCAAGCCCCTGTAGCATGTTGTCACACACAACCCGCAACTGCTGGGGAGGCAGAGGGTCGTTGTCTTCTGAGGGCTTCTTGCCACACAGCATGCTGTTCTCTGTGTCAGAGTGAGGAGGACTGACCCTTTCAGCCCCCTGAAATTCCTAAATGGACAGAGGCAATAATGTGATACTTAACTGATGCCCACAGGGGGATTTTCTTTTCACTAGCACCATTGTGCAGCACGGTCAAAGCACAGGGTGAGCTATACAACTGCACCCCTGGAGGTCAAAGAGCCTCTGTGTTACAAGCACATTATCTCTCCCTGTAGGCTGGATGTTCAAACCaaggttctttttttctgcattcattcataAGAATCAAGGTTACTGCATCCTTAACAAACAATAactttcaaattttaaaaaagttctTTATAATTGACATTTACAGCCTGTAGAAAAGGACCCAAATTTAAAACAATCCCTTCactggaatatatatatatgttgttatATAGTTCTTGGATCGTGGCATCTTCATTTTAGTCTCTCACAGATAAATGTTTCTTCTACTGATTCCAGTTCATTGCTAAAACATCTGTCTGACAACTATCCAGAAAAagtagaggggaaaaaattaaGTTTCCCTGGACAACATCTAcatcttctgtttttaatgcCGCTCTCTTGCCATGCTTTTATGTCACACATATGAGTCTTGTGTATAATGTTACATCTTTTAAAATGTGGACTGTAGTCTGATCTGTGGAGCACAGTATTTCACTACCACATATGCTGACATGTATGTTCCTGGCATcctcacaaaaataaatgaactctGTTGatatcaatggaaaaaaaatgctacttgacccctgacctcttGGCCAAGGGTGGGAATCTTCTGCTTAGCCTGtttctccttctgcttcttctctccACGCTTCTCTGACTGGCTTGAAATTATGCTGTGAAGGTCGTCTGGCAGCCCAAAGTATGCTGTTTTGCTGGAGAGGACAGAGTACACATCCAACAAACAATAGGCATCTGCCACTagaagaagagatgagagaaaaaaaaaaggagcaaaagaCGGAGGGGGTGAATtgatttgtttgctgtttgtcatTCACAATCTTTGATATTTTATAGTGAAAAAAATAGCTACCATCTGTCTCCTTGTCATTGTGTCACTGCATGCGTAATATTTTACCTGCATATCTAATTTGGCTGAGGCGGAGTGGACGTTTCTCCCAGTTGGACATCTGTTCTGTCTTGTCCAGGGGCTTTCCCAGGACCTGTTGTACCAGCAGACTGAGtcctttctctgcagagctcTCTCCCACCAGCACCTCTTTTGGTCCATTTTGAGTCCTGTCGACTTTACTACTCTGTATCTATAGACAACATCACAGACATTTGAACTAACGGCCAAAATGTACTCATTCAAATAGTCTGGAATTTGTCACAATGCAAAGCTCCAGGGAATGCATCCAGCAAAAGTCCCTCCCTTTTTATGGCCTGCCTTGTGATTCCTTCTCCAAAATATAATGTGCATTACTCATATTGTTCAACATGCAGCAAATTGAAACTAATAGTGAATAAACCTCATCAGTTACTGTCTCGTGTTGCCATTTCCATATTCCTGTCACCCTCAGAGACTGTGACTTGAGCTACACATAGTTCATGCAAAATACTAGACAAATTAATAGCATCCAAATATAGGCAAGAACAGCATTCACTACAAACAACAAATTAGTTACAACCTCTGGTCTGTCCTTTGTTGCATGACACACAGTGGCTTGTAGAAGCGGTCAACAACACTGACCATggtaaagtgttttttgttttttttttttataaaccaaATGCAATAAATCAGAGCCTAATTTTCAGGAAACATTAATCAACAAACACCAGACAAAAATAATGTTACCTTTTGGTGTACACTAAGTAGATCAAGCACACCCTGCATCTTCAATGGTTCTTCTATAAACTGGTGCCAGGTGACCACGAGTGATTTGAGATCGCCAGTCATACCGTAACCTAAATTTAGATAATAGAATAGAATTAACAGAAAAGCCTCAAATAACTAGACTCAACCTTTAGCAAGATTGTAGCTTACCCAGTTTGAGGACATTTCTATCAGAAAAAAAGCTTCTGATGAAGCTTACAGTGTCTGGATGTTGGCAGAATCCATTTGCACAGAGATCTAATAAGAAAACCTGGTCAGAAACTGCAAGCTGTATCAGAGCAACTTGCTGAGTTGAGATGCAACCAAATGTAGGCTGCCACTCCATATCAACTCCTACTATGCCCCCTTCCTAATAAAACAGATCAACAAGAGTGTACAAGTCAGTATTTCTCTGTGCAAAAAGGCAAAACAGGTTAACCATTGATACTTTCACGAATTACCCCAAGTCTCTCCCAGTCCATGAACAAAACGGGTGAAAAATCATAAAATTGGGGCAGGTATTTTATTGTCTGTGGCATTAACAATTGGGTACCTTCAACACAATCTTTTGACATCTCTGGAGAGCTTCTGCTGTGTCCACAAAGTGAACTTTGCCTCTGGTGAGTGGCACCTGGTAGAACTTCTGACAGTGAGATGGAGATGGCACCCACTCTGCAGTTTGTGGCGAACCACTTAAACCTATCTCCCTGAGCAGAGTTAAGAGTTGTACGGTATTAACGGTCACTCTGAGAGCAAATAATGACTTCAGCAGAACAATCCAACAGATATAATTTACTTCaagatgtttgtttaaaatacaCACTAGTAGGAAGAGTTGAGCAGTATGAGGTGTAAATCAGCAATTTTGAAACACAATGAAGTGCTGTGATAATGGTGTGAACAAAATTCAGCCTAATGTTGCAATTGCGGCACAAAATGTTATGGCTTAAAGTATGCTTCTTTATATAAACAATTACAGGCTGTGCATACCACAAGTTGTGTAAGATGATATGCTTACGTATATTTTAGCCTACTTACTGCAGATCAGGTGGTAGACTCTGCTGAGTTTTCCATACCCGATACGGAAGCTGATTTCTGGGAATCTTGTATCTCAGTGACCACTGAGCAGCTTTCTGGAGACTACTGTACTTCACCAGCATCTCCACCAAACATAACTGCAGCTCAAGGTCATCTGCCACTACATactatacataaataaaaaaggcaattAGAATATAATCATCCTGGACATCTTATTTAGACCATTGTTTAAGTAGTTTATCCACACAGTGCCATGTTTATATACATGTATAAGAACTACTTACCTGTACATGGTCACTCCAGTTCTCCTCCGTCATGCCTTTCTAAAATTATGAGATATAAATATTGTCAGTATTTTTaatactgaaataaaacttcTAGATTGAAGTGATCAGAACGGCATTTGTTGAGTTCCAAATTACTTTATTAAGACTTACGATGTCCCTGCTCCTCTTTCACctacattatatatatacacaagaaaTTTCTCCCATGATCACAGTTTTATATAAATTCAAAGGTCTAATTTCAACagatttactttatttacaGAATAGTAACACTATTTAAGTAAGGCAGGCAACCATATAAACTGTAAATGTGGTGCAGTgacaaaaatgttaatttgataagtttctttcaaataaaaggaaggaacactgaagtttgtttttaatatggTTTTGGAATTTGCTAAAAAGCAAGACTACCAAGAAATCAGCTGATCTACTAATACCTTTGGTTCAATTGTGTTAATTATGTACAACTACATAAAATTAAATCAGTGTGGGgaattagggttaggggttagctTCCTTTACCTCCACAAACCTCTTGTACATGAGATAACGCAATGAGCTCAGTCTCCTGTTGTGAAGAGCATTTGGACACAGACCTGTGTCAAAAACAGGGAATCACAATTATTGCTGCCTTAGATAAGCGCATGAAAAAACTGTTCTCCATCTTGTTACAAACCCTTATCAATGTTGAATTTCTCCACGAGCCGTAAGATGTGTTTGATGAGCAATTTTGGCTGAATCTGGTTCATGCAGTGTTTGGACAGTGAGATGTGAGGGAACTGTCTGcaaaatcacacacaatcaTGCAGATTTTCACAGGAGCACATTGGTCTCTGCATGTCCATTGAAGGTTCTCATATATTCACAAATGCTCCATACTTGATTATCTCCTCTAGACTGAAGCTGGGGTGGCACCAGGAGTCCAGCAGTGTGACGAGTTGTTGTTCTAGTTGATTGTGGCCTGTGACAAAGGACTCTGCCAAAGACAACTTATCCTGCAAGATTAACGGTATACATATCTGCAGAGAAAATTGTAGAACGGAGTTTAGAAATTTCACATCTCAAGACATAATCTTATGTATTCACTGCTAATAAAGATGAATCACCTTTACATGGAAATATCAGATTAAAATATTGATCTCACCTGCTCCATAATCACTTCCTTCTGCAGCTTCATTTTGATGCAGAGCACTGCTGCCTGTGAACATTAGAGAGTAAAAAGTTGTCTTGCAGTCATGCGTCTtcatttatttgagtttttacatcttttagtaaaatgccataaaaaaactgtcaacatCAAAATTCACATTGACCTCTTTGTAGTAGCAACATGTCTGCAAATTCATAATATGCAGTCGGAGTATGGCTGGATCCATGGAGCTCAGGTGATAGATATTGATGAGGCTGTCTAAAATAGTGGGATGGGCATCTGTTAGCAAGCTCAGAGCACGACGCTGGAGCTTCAGCGCTTGCTGTTCTGagagtgaactcattgtcaCCTGGtgggagtgaaaaaaaaaagaaaagaaaaaaaaagagagagattggTTTATATTGTGGCAAAAGAAAggatattaaaaaagaaatgactaGGCCATTAGGGAATCATTGTCTCTGATACAGATCACTCAGCAGGCAACACTGAAACCATTGGGTCTAATCATACTGTTATGGTGTCCTTAGTGATACAGTAGTACTGCCTGAAAGTACAGACCTGAAGAAACTCAAACTATGTCTCTTCAGCATATCTTTTTACAGGTTTCATTGATGAAGCTGGTCTACCTGAGGATGCTCCTTCATCCACAACTTGAATTCCACGAGGATCTGATAGCCGAGGGTGTGGCTTCGACCCTTCTGTTTGCCTATACAGCTCTCCAGGACAGTGAGTAAGGCCTCCAGAGGCTCAGACAGCTTTGAGAATCCCTGGAGGGCTACCAAATGTAGCTGCGTGGAGATACAGAAAAAGAGAATGGGAAAGTATTAGAGGAAAGGTTGAATGGATAAAACATTATAGCTTgctcatttttttaatcttgcatGTTCTGGCATCTAGCTACAGAGTGCTACAGAGTATTTACTGAAAAGTATACCAATCAGACTTTGCAGAGCACGTTAAAGGGAATCTCTACACATTTGGgtccaaaacacaaatgtagtTTTGAAACACAGAGTGGATGTTTGCTACCATTTCCATACAACTAGTTTGTGAATttctcagaaaataaatgagttaCTACTTTTGGAGTACACAAACAATATTTATTAATGTTAACTGTTAGATGAGAGTGAAAATTTTGCAGTAGATATTGTATTGTACATTTTTTCTAAATCATCATCTCCAGATGCATCACAGTGGTTTGTATAATTAGCCAACTGGCACACAAATTTTTAGACCAGCCTCAGGGCAATTCACATGAAGAGGAACACCTAACTTCCCTCTCTAagccctgcagacacacagttgTGACACATTTGAAATCTCAGATTAAGAATGAAAACGGTAAACTTCCGACATAAGAAAATAATATCTGTGTGAGAATGCCTTGCGCTATAATCTTAATTTGCAAAACAGATGTCATCCACTCAATATCCTCCTCACACAGATCTCAAATTCATTCAGTGCAATGCAAATTCCTTCCTGCCTACTGACAGACACTCTGGTTTCCTCATTAACAAACTCTTGTAGTCACACACACTGGTGAGCTTCATTTAAACATGTCTCTAACCAggctctctgtctgtttcattcCTTCCTGTGCAAATGTATCTTTAGGCAGACACAAAGGCTCCATGCTTCTAcctttgtaaacacacacacacactcaatttTACATATGTGGAGCTAACACGTTGTGAAAGTGACTCTCACCGTTTGCATATCTTTCCGGTTCCATACCTCGAAGAGTTGGTCTCTCAACACGTCAGGGTCAAGACCTAGGGgatcacacaacacacacacatagaagaGGTGGGGTTTCACTtagacctttgacctctgtcaaCCTGTCAAGGAATCACACTCATGGGCCTCTTC
This sequence is a window from Echeneis naucrates chromosome 12, fEcheNa1.1, whole genome shotgun sequence. Protein-coding genes within it:
- the exd3 gene encoding exonuclease mut-7 homolog isoform X2, which produces MSCTAPEATGLDPDVLRDQLFEVWNRKDMQTLHLVALQGFSKLSEPLEALLTVLESCIGKQKGRSHTLGYQILVEFKLWMKEHPQVTMSSLSEQQALKLQRRALSLLTDAHPTILDSLINIYHLSSMDPAILRLHIMNLQTCCYYKEAAVLCIKMKLQKEVIMEQICIPLILQDKLSLAESFVTGHNQLEQQLVTLLDSWCHPSFSLEEIIKQFPHISLSKHCMNQIQPKLLIKHILRLVEKFNIDKGLCPNALHNRRLSSLRYLMYKRFVEKGMTEENWSDHVQYVVADDLELQLCLVEMLVKYSSLQKAAQWSLRYKIPRNQLPYRVWKTQQSLPPDLQEIGLSGSPQTAEWVPSPSHCQKFYQVPLTRGKVHFVDTAEALQRCQKIVLKEGGIVGVDMEWQPTFGCISTQQVALIQLAVSDQVFLLDLCANGFCQHPDTVSFIRSFFSDRNVLKLGYGMTGDLKSLVVTWHQFIEEPLKMQGVLDLLSVHQKIQSSKVDRTQNGPKEVLVGESSAEKGLSLLVQQVLGKPLDKTEQMSNWEKRPLRLSQIRYAVADAYCLLDVYSVLSSKTAYFGLPDDLHSIISSQSEKRGEKKQKEKQAKQKIPTLGQEEFQGAERVSPPHSDTENSMLCGKKPSEDNDPLPPQQLRVVCDNMLQGLGRYLRCLGVDVVMLENTDDHRVAAKLAQAEDRVILTCGQPFQSLRSQVAEGRCLSLDCSEKARDQAIRVLKHFNVQPTPCDIFSRCQGRVDI
- the exd3 gene encoding exonuclease mut-7 homolog isoform X1, which encodes MSCTAPEATGLDPDVLRDQLFEVWNRKDMQTLHLVALQGFSKLSEPLEALLTVLESCIGKQKGRSHTLGYQILVEFKLWMKEHPQVTMSSLSEQQALKLQRRALSLLTDAHPTILDSLINIYHLSSMDPAILRLHIMNLQTCCYYKEAAVLCIKMKLQKEVIMEQICIPLILQDKLSLAESFVTGHNQLEQQLVTLLDSWCHPSFSLEEIIKQFPHISLSKHCMNQIQPKLLIKHILRLVEKFNIDKGLCPNALHNRRLSSLRYLMYKRFVEKGMTEENWSDHVQYVVADDLELQLCLVEMLVKYSSLQKAAQWSLRYKIPRNQLPYRVWKTQQSLPPDLQEIGLSGSPQTAEWVPSPSHCQKFYQVPLTRGKVHFVDTAEALQRCQKIVLKEGGIVGVDMEWQPTFGCISTQQVALIQLAVSDQVFLLDLCANGFCQHPDTVSFIRSFFSDRNVLKLGYGMTGDLKSLVVTWHQFIEEPLKMQGVLDLLSVHQKIQSSKVDRTQNGPKEVLVGESSAEKGLSLLVQQVLGKPLDKTEQMSNWEKRPLRLSQIRYAVADAYCLLDVYSVLSSKTAYFGLPDDLHSIISSQSEKRGEKKQKEKQAKQKIPTLGQEEFQGAERVSPPHSDTENSMLCGKKPSEDNDPLPPQQLRVVCDNMLQGLGRYLRCLGVDVVMLENTDDHRVAAKLAQAEDRVILTCGQPFQSLRSQVAEGRCLSLDCSEKARDQAIRVLKHFNVQPTPCDIFSRCQACNSDQYVAVPREDMAKMLKEKGFLLDQANIDYKEQRSHQWEEEKLGDISTPIVTPALPRYALQCRWAPLSELDPDTLTFPGGAPIQLHTVHLSLLLKISLFYVCTRCGKVFWEGSHFSRVLSMFQEVLKITDEDAVPVKAAELN